From the Coregonus clupeaformis isolate EN_2021a unplaced genomic scaffold, ASM2061545v1 scaf0031, whole genome shotgun sequence genome, the window cgtgggccaggcctctatagttctcgcccaactctcgctcttctgcttccaactccctccattcagctcctcatttggcttgacccagtcgaagctcttcctccactgttcccaagtccaccctctctgctcctcactaggcttgacccagtcgaggttgccacggagatctgttagcgattcccctggcgatggctcctggacacgctgcttggtccagttttggtggtttcttctgtcacaatcgtcggtaagagatgaggaccaaggcgcagcgttgaatgcgaacatatttatttatataatgatcacacgatcaaaacaacaaaacgatgacgtgacagtcaatggtcaaacacaaaccaaccacgaacaagaaaccacaatgaatgaatgcctaacggctacctaagtatgactcccaatcagagacaacgagctacagccgtctctgattgggagccaccctggccaacatagatatacaaacactagaaccaacacacatgaaaactcacaccctggctcaacatactagagtccccagagccagggcgtgacaagaattcccacagtagaggcaaatgtTAATAGTGTTAACTAATCGGGAAAACGATCAAGTTGGAGAGAACATTGCTCATGAGTTGAAATTCTAATTGGCCACATCCCACAGGAATTTGAATTTGAGTAACAGAAAGTCGAATTTAATTCAGTGCAATCAAAGATTATGGATACACTGACAAGATCCGTCTCTCTGCCCTCACAATGGGTGTTGTTGTCCACAaagctcccgcctatccttttctttggattggttccaaccgccgtgtctttgtgagatgcagggtaggtgaacagatgatctccgcatgtgtggttcccaccgtgaagcatggaggaggaggtgtgatggtgtgatggtgtgggggtgctttgctagtgacactgtctgtgatttatttagaattcaaggcacacttaaccagcatggctaccacagcattctgcagcgatacgccatcccatctggtttgcgcttagtgggactaccatttgttttacaacaggacactgacccaacacacccccaggctgtgtaagggctatttgaccaagaaggagagtgatggagtgctgcatcagatgacctggcctccacaatcacccgacctcaacccgtttgagattgtttgggatgagttggaccgcagagtgaaggaaaagcagccaacaagtgctcagcatatgtgagaactgcttcaagactgttggaaaagcattccaggtgaagctggttgagagaatgccaagagtgtgtaaagctgttatgaaggcaaagggttgctaaaaacacttttttcgttactacatgattccatatgtgttatttcatagttttgatgtcttcactattattctacattatgtccATCAACTGTAAACATGGAATGTaaacagaaccagttacaactgaagtatctgatcatcaacagaaccagttacaactgaagtatctgatcatcaacagaaccagttacaactgaagtatctgatcatcaacagaatcagttacaactgaagtatctgatcatcaatgaattCCAGAGAAAGTTATTCATTTTTCAACACAGCAGCCGCAAATCATCAGGTGGGCAAATGTGCACTTGTAAATTATTTTTGGGGAAACTATCATTTTCTAATGTATTCTATTTCattccatgatattgttgttacaaaatagatttgtgttgactgtgattagggcATGGTAATACACTAGCCTCTGCTAGGCTAAATTAACAAACCAGGCATTTGTAACTCACCAcatgatcctcaaaccaaagactggccaaactcgtgtttctaaaaagtaaattcaaaggcactgtatagcttAATAAGGCATACGTTTTATACAGCCTAAATGCTCAATGTATAGGCAtgttgttgaagtgctgttgttcatgtgttgttgaaatgctgaaTGCTCCTGCCAGCATGCAGCATGTGACCAATGCTACATGCCATGACTAGGAggctaccagccggttcctcaaccctgcaccttagaggctgccgcccgatatacacagacatggaatcactggccacattaataatggaacactaccagccggttcctcaacccctgcaccttagaggctgccgcccgatatacacagacatggaatcactggccacattaataatggaacactaccagccggttcctcaaccctgcaccttagaggctgccgcccgatatacacagacatggaatcactggccacattaataatggaacactaccagccggttcctcaaccctgcaccttagaggctgccgcccgatatacacagacatggaatcactggccacattaataatggaacactaccacccggttcctcaaccctgcaccttagaggctgccgcccgatatacacagacatggaatcactggccacattaataatggaacactaccagccggttcctcaaccctgcaccttagaggctgccgcccgatatacacagacatggaatcactggccacattaataatggaacactaccacccggttcctcaaccctgcaccttagaggctgccgcccgatatacacagacatggaatcactggccacattaataatggaacactaccacccggttcctcaaccctgcaccttagaggctgccgcccgatatacacagacatggaatcactggccacattaataatggaacactaccagccggttcctcaaccctgcaccttagaggctgccgcccgatatacacagacatggaatcactggccacattaataatggaacactaccagccggttcctcaaccctgcaccttagaggctgccgcccgatatacacagacatggaatcactggccacattaataatggaacactaccagccggttcctcaaccctgcaccttagaggctgccgcccgatatacacagacatggaatcactggccacattaataatggaacactaccagccggttcctcaaccctgcaccttagaggctgccgcccgatatacacagacatggaatcactggccacattaataatggaacactaccagccggttcctcaaccctgcaccttagaggctgccgcccgatatacacagacatggaatcactggccacattaataatggaacactaccagccggttcctcaaccctgcaccttagaggctgccgcccgatatacacagacatggaatcactggccacattaataatggaacactaccagccggttcctcaaccctgcaccttagaggctgccgcccgatatacacagacatggaatcactggccacattaataatggaacactaccagccggttcctcaaccctgcaccttagaggctgccgcccgatatacacagacatggaatcactggccacattaataatggaacactaccagccggttcctcaaccctgcaccttagaggctgccgcccgatatacacagacatggaatcactggtcacattaataatggaacactaccagccggttcctcaaccctgcaccttagaggctgccgcccgatatacacagacatggaatcactggccacattaataatggaacactaccacccggttcctcaaccctgcaccttagaggctgccgcccgatatacacagacatggaatcactggccacattaataatggaacactaccacccggttcctcaaccctgcaccttagaggctgccgcccgatatacacagacatggaatcactggccacattaataatggaacactaccagccggttcctcaaccctgcaccttagaggctgccgcccgatatacacagacatggaatcactggccacattaataatggaacactaccacccggttcctcaaccctgcaccttagaggctgccgcccgatatacacagacatggaatcactggccacattaataatggaacactaccagccggttcctcaaccctgcaccttagaggctgccgcccgatatacacagacatggaatcactggccacattaataatggaacactaccagccggttcctcaaccctgcaccttagaggctgccgcccgatatacacagacatggaatcactggccacattaataatggaacactaccagccggttcctcaaccctgcaccttagaggctgccgcccgatatacacagacatggaatcactggcgacattaataatggaacactaaccactttaataatggtttacatactgctttactcatctcatatgtatatactgtcatctattctactgtatcttagtctatgccactccgacattgctcgtcctaatatttatatatttcttaattccattcttctaCTTTTAGATTAGTGTGTACTGTGGTGAATTGTTAAATACTActccactgttggagctagaaacacaagcatttcgctgcacccgcaataacatctgctaaatatgtgcatgtgaccaatacaatttgatttgattttgatttgaaatgcTTCACAATTGATTTCTTAAATTGCAGGCTATAGccttggaataataataataatacagcctAAATAATTCATGTTCGTTCCTTAGGCTACCTGGCTTGCTCCTGACTCATTTAGAGTTAGTATGTTGTTTAACAGCCGGTTGAAATGTCGAACATCAATTGatggtgacagaatcacacattgcTTAAGCAAAGTCAATTTTGTTTATCCTATAAAATGTTGTGCAGCTTCTGAATATCATAGACAAATCAAAGATGTCCAATATGCATCGGTCACGTCTTTCGCCtgcattttacagcttgtttctggcATATAGATCGCTTTATATAATCAGCCATTTTCTTTAACAAAAGCCACAATACCCTCACATACCCCATCAATTAGagccctggttttaacttaacacaccaagttcttcactgacactgagatatttaaggagtgcatggtgaTTAGGGTTGAATAGCGGGAACCGGGTTACCGAGATCTACCGTTCAAACCCACTACCGTTCAAACGCACAAACCGGGTCGATTATAATACATTGTTTATATTAACAGCAAAATgtaaaatggaactgttaaattatatgcaatgtctaaatctgtctTATCGACGGCCTTGTCTCTGCTatctgcatgatcaatcatcaacCCTGCAGGTGGGGACAGAGCACCTCTCAGGATGGAGCGCaggacaatgcatgtagacctaccatctcatcatggtaactgtTGCTACAGTAACATAAGGACAGAATGCGAGTCTAATTTACACATCTACATCTGGTTTCGGGGGGCAAATTTTTTATTGTAAAgatacatatatttttatttattgcagcggcagagttttaaaacagcctatcacttgaatatcgttgctttaaatcaaTGCACATGCCAGCACTCTCTCGCAGTCTTTCtctcaaaaatataaatgcaacagcaaacaagattttactgagttacagttcataaaaggaaatcagtcaactgaattaAATGCATTATACACCCCCGGGAATAATATGATActttaaaaacattttctgacaagtgaccacttagaaatgttcattttcacgttttaataaattattttgaatgtttgggaatgatgtGTACTAACTCTATAGCAGTCAGGAGCAAGCCAgaaagcggccgtgcgtttggacaatgaATAGACACTGCAGGAAATAAAACCAAATAAAACCATCTGTCTAgcacatttctcctatttgtctgcctcttcagtccagggtgcattgcatggtgccgttgccagaGATATTAGAGAAAACAGATAGGAATCACATTGGGCAATGCACGTCAGAGAGTATAACGCTCCAcccccagcagactgtcgaccaatcccGTTGAAGTTGTCATGCagcgtcacgcggttgctaaactaatcgtcgcgcaatcccttctcaaagtcagggtatgagtcgagaaacgtgcctattttcctcgaaagtacaCATTGtgacgattccaaagctatacaatATTACAGATATAAAGAGATCAATTATATCATAACTCGGAAAAGATTCCTAATGTTGTACcttgttgacgaaattcgtgctaatgtttttttttattagcTAGCACTCAATTgcctcccattcactccttgaaggagagctctccttgtcccagaatcgcccagaatgcaccgcgcggCCCATGGACGTAGCATGGGCAATGTACACCAATGGGCGTTACCAGGAGTCCAATGGAGtttccccatctcctcaaaagtatctctgCCGTTGTGAACgtcagactccactctgtgaggcacatcgatctgcaggttgaacacggtgagattgtagacccctaaattgatagtgcagtttgtttaggctattttacagctaactagctacttcacatgctgatattgtctcTGGTATTAatgtgtgtagctacgtttgcttgcttgctagccagccagcccatagagagagcgttgtattgtggattttgtagtcgaccTGAGCTGCGACAGATACCCAAAACGATTTTTACATGTttctaccaaccttattataacggctaaattaaacatttgatcacaaaaaaatattgttctcacatattagtaatattattagtagTGTTATTTAACAATGTAAATTATAGGAATGGGTGGATTTCTCCTTTCATAAGGCAATGCATCCCAGTGCTGAGGCGCCACTacagccggccatgaccgggcccatagggcggcgcacaattggcccagtgccgtccaggggagggtttggccaaggGGCTTCCCTTGGCTCGCCACGCTCTagcccgggcgcctgcaagctgacttcagttGTCAGTCGAAAgtggtttcctccgacacattggtgtggttgacatcaagctttgatgatttcaatcagctgtgtagttctAGGGCAAAAACCACAACGTGCACCCGGGggcccaggaccaagtttgggaaactctgggctatagcagttatttattcagacctaTAACTGTTCAATCTTCGTGAAAAGAAGTGAAAGACGTCTGCATCTTATTATAGTCCTGTATTATTCAgcatgtcattagaatgatgaagatcaGGACAATGAAAcctatttcatttaactgttttaaagcgaggaaggaatgaagcaccaatagagagagagaaggaggaggtaggctaataataTTAGGGGGAATATTATGaaaggtgtatatatacattatACATGTAAAGTAGGCCCTATTATTAAAATCTAATTCGCTAGCTTATGATTGTAACTTTGTAGGTTACATGTCCTGCAAAGCATGCATGTTCTCTCCCAGCTTCATGGTTTGAACAATGtgtgtaattccagtccatataatacagtataataccatacagtacagtccacactcaaaaagattagcctactggagcttgtTTCATTGATTTACCTAAAAGAGCATAGCTACAtcaatgggcttttatgtttttctgtcgtgcctaaattaaaggaaaaatccacccaaaaccacaaATTCCTATAACTTACAGCGTTacataacactaatatgtgagaacaatgttttttgtgaacaaatattACATTTTCGTGTTATagtaaggttggtagcaacgtgaaaattgttgtggaaatctgttgcagttaAAGTTGACTACAACATccgcaatgctctctctatgggctggttgggtagctagctagcattagatgtaaaaaatagtaatattttagtaatatatatatatatatatatataacaattatttgataaaatattgaatttggcctttactactaaagcccatataaactcattgaataacacattcataaatggcaaaaaaagacagtcaaaaaaataCATCATAAGGAATaaagttttgaagtgtctgtcctgtatCTAGGAGACATAAGACAGATCAggattctttatttttttttacccatataaCCCCATATTTAtggggcacaaaactacctccatacttctatTTGTTTGTATGGGAtagcttcagacgagtcccgtagCACTTGtgtgggtcgtagagcaaaacggagaacactaccatgttcatgagagtctctcCTTTTCATAGTCGGATCATACAgatgctacagacattttcgtgagaagaccaattttcgggatgtctcatggtctgacaaactcaGCTGTAGATccgccaccttccaccgcagatgtggaaggccaacataggcggatgcggtggattgagacgataTCTCCAGCTTAAACGGACTGATTTTGTTGGGGACTTTTTTATGTTACTTAGGTTGACGCACTGGTGCGTCAATATACTTTTAAGGGTTAATGGCAAGCCCTGAATAAggtaaaaacttttttttaagtCTCATGCAAtataggcctgcattgaacaccacatataggatttgctccattggtttggttggtaggcctacattatactcCAATAGCCAaaacagcctattggctactgtctacaactgtcagggtacagcctattggctactgtctacaactgtcagggtacagcctattggctactgtctacaactgtcagggtacagcctattggctactgtctaaaactgtaagggtacagcctattggctactgcctacaactgtaagggtacagcctattgtctactgtctataactgtaagggtacagcctattggctactgcctacaactgtaagggtacagcgtCAGTGTTTACTGTAAACACAAGAgcagaaatttgctcagtgccccaaaaCATTTAGAAGGAACATTGGTGGATgatctactctgttaaaggatcagtattaacatctacaatctctctctcctttatctctgtagtggatggtctactctgttaaatgatcagtattaacatctacaatctctctctctctcctttatctctgtagtggaaggtctactctgttagaggatcagtattaacatctacaatctctctctctctcctttatctctgtagtggatgatctactctgttaaaggatcagtattaacatctacaatctctctctctctcctttatctctatagtggaaggtctactctgttaaaggatcagtattaacatctacaatctctctctcctttatctctatagtggaaggtctactctgttaaaggatcagtattaacatctacaatccctctctctctcctttatctctgtagtggatgatctactctgttaaaggatcagttttaacatctacaatctctctctcctttatctctgtagtggaaggtctactctgttaaaggatcagtattaacatctacaatctctctctatccgttatctctgtagtggaaggtctactctgttaaaggatcagtattaacatctacaaactctctctctctcctttatctctgtagtggaaggtctactctgttaaaggatcagtattaacatctacaatctctctctctctctcctttacctctgtagtggaaggtctactctgttaaaggatcagtattaacatctacaatctctctctctctctcctttatctctgtagtggaaggtctactctgttaaatgatcagtattaacatctacaatctctctctcctttatctctgtagtggaaggtctactctgttaaaggatcagtattaacatctacaatctctctctatcctttatctctgtagtggaaggtctactctgttaaaggatcagtattaacatctacaatctctctctcctttatctctgtagtggaaggtctactctgttaaaggatcagtattaacatctgcaatctctctctcctttatctctgtagtggaaggtctactctgttaaaggatcagtattaacatctacaatctctctctcctttatctctatagtggaaggtctactctgttaaatgatcagtattaacatctacaatctctctctcctttatctctgtagtggaaggtctactctgttaaaggatcagtattgacatctacaatctctctctctctcctttatctctgtagtggaaggtctactctgttaaaggatcagtattaacatctacaatctctctctcctttatctctgtagtggaaggtctactctgttaaaggatcagtattaacatctgcaatctctctctcctttatctctgtagtggaaggtctactctgttaaaggatcagtattaacatctacaatctctctcctttatctctatagtggaaggtctactctgttaaaggatcagtattaacatctacaatctctctctctctctcctttatctctgtagtggaaggtctactctgttaaaggatcagtattaacatctacaatctctctctctctctcctttatctatgtagtggaaggtctactctgttaaaggatcagtattaacatctacaatctctctctcctttatctctgtagtggaaggtctactctgttaaaggatcagtattaacatctacaatctctctctcctttatctctgtagtggaaggtctactctgttaaaggatcagtattaacatctacaatctctctctctctcctttatctatgtagtggaaggtctactctgttaaaggatcagtattaacatctacaatctctctctcctttatctctgtagtggaaggtctactctgttaaaggatcagtattaacatctacaatctctctctcctttatctctgtagtggaaggtataatctgttaaaggatcagtattaacatctacaatctctctctctctcctttatctctatagtggaaggtctactctgccagaggatcagtccaggtgtgcagtgtgttagcaggtgctgagggatccagtctctatcacctgtggacacaggttctgtagacagtgcatcaccagatactgggagaaaCCTGCTCCTTCAGGAGACTATGACTGTCCTCAGTGTAGAAAGAGATCCAGAACACATCCTGTACTACAGCACCTGAGTCAACCCAATAAAACAAGAGGCTCTGAAAACAGTAAGACCACTTGTACACGTGGGCCAAGTCAATACCTTAATATGATTTACAGTAGTTAACTACAATATTATGAGATAATATAAGTTACTGTAGTTGTGGAAGGCCCACTTTTCATCCTGTCAATGAATGTTTCTGATACACATCATTTTCCCTCTTCCCTTGTAGTGGATGACAACCTGCAGAGAGTTATAGTAAACCATAAAGACAGCCTGAAAAGGAGGTATGAATGTGTGATAGAAGGTATGGAAATAGAAGGGAACCAAACTCCCCTCAACAGGatttacacagagctctacatcacagagggagagagtgaaggggttaaCAATGAACATGAGGTGTGGCAGCTAGAGACAGCATCCAGGATGCCAACCTCACATGACACAGCAATCAACTGCAATGACATCTTTAAACCCTTACCAGGCCAAGAGAGAagcatcagaactgtgctgacgaaGGGCATCGCTGGCatcggaaaaacagtctctgtgcagaagttcatcctAGACTGGGCTGAAGAGAAGGCGAACCAAGATGTGGATATCATATTTGTGCTTCCTTTCCGGGAGCTGAACTTGATTAAAGATCTCCAGTACAGTCTTCTCAGACTTTTAAATGGCTTCCACACAGAACTAGACATAGGCAATGCAAAGAAACTCACTGCCTGTAAAGctatgttcatctttgatggtttgGATGAAAGCAGACTTCCATTGGATTTCCAGCACAACGAAAAGGTGTCTGATGTCACCCAGACATCGTCTgtcgatgttctgctgacaaacctcatcaaggggaatctgcttcACTCTGCTCTCCTATGGATAACCTCCCGACCAGCAGCAACCAATCAGATCCCCCCtaagtgtgttgaccaggtgacagaggtacgagggttcaatgacccacagaaggaggagtatttcaggaagagattcagtgatgaggacctggccagcagaatcatctcacacataaagacatcaaggagcctccacatcatgtgccacattccagtcttctgttggatttcctcaatagtccttgaacacatgttgagtacagacaagaggagagagatgcccacgactctgactgagatgtcaaTACACTTCCTGCTCATTCAGACCAGCCTGAAGAACCAGAAATATCATGGAAGAGATGAGATGGATCAACAGGAGCTCATGGAGTCAGATAAGGAAGTTCTTCTGAAGCTGGGGAAGCTGGCGTTTGAAAatctggagaagggtaatctcatgttctatgaagaagacctgaaagagtgtggcattgatgtcaaagaagcctcagtgtactcaggagtgTGCACACAAATCTTTAAAGAAGAGTCTGTGTTATTTCAGAGAGTGGTGTACTGCTTTGTTCATCTGAGCCTTCAGGAGTTTCTCTCAGCTGTCTACATGTACCATTGTTACACAACCAAGAACATGGATGCA encodes:
- the LOC121559158 gene encoding NLR family CARD domain-containing protein 3-like — protein: MYTNGRYQESNGVSPSPQKYLCRCELDDNLQRVIVNHKDSLKRRYECVIEGMEIEGNQTPLNRIYTELYITEGESEGVNNEHEVWQLETASRMPTSHDTAINCNDIFKPLPGQERSIRTVLTKGIAGIGKTVSVQKFILDWAEEKANQDVDIIFVLPFRELNLIKDLQYSLLRLLNGFHTELDIGNAKKLTACKAMFIFDGLDESRLPLDFQHNEKVSDVTQTSSVDVLLTNLIKGNLLHSALLWITSRPAATNQIPPKCVDQVTEVRGFNDPQKEEYFRKRFSDEDLASRIISHIKTSRSLHIMCHIPVFCWISSIVLEHMLSTDKRREMPTTLTEMSIHFLLIQTSLKNQKYHGRDEMDQQELMESDKEVLLKLGKLAFENLEKGNLMFYEEDLKECGIDVKEASVYSGVCTQIFKEESVLFQRVVYCFVHLSLQEFLSAVYMYHCYTTKNMDALKPFLKRKSRAASEELTLHELLKSTVDKALESKNGHLDLFVRFLHGMSLESNQKLLRGLVTQTESSPESIQKTIRSLKVMQRKNISPERCINLFHCLIEMKDHSVQEEIQAYWRSENISKNLTLSQCSALAYMLQISEEVLDVFDLKQYKTSQEGRRRLLPAVRRCRKALLTDCHLSDALCEVLASVLSSNSSHLIELDLKESYGLTDSGGKLLSSGLGNPQCKLETLRLSLCAVEEEGCVSLVSALRSNPSHLA